The following coding sequences are from one Prochlorococcus marinus CUG1438 window:
- a CDS encoding bifunctional folylpolyglutamate synthase/ dihydrofolate synthase, producing MKNANLKFFELMSPKNERDNIKLGLSRIKKALQELGNPCKNIPAIQIIGTNGKGSIAAYLESILFESKKIFGVTTSPHLFDVCERIRVNKKNINKTDFEKIYTLIEENFAKYELTPFEKIICCALNFFDDKKVELLILEAGLGGRLDATTAHKLRPIIAIGNIGLDHKEFLGDTIEKIAKEKLAVIEKNSIVISCFQNSKVENLINKKVEEVGAEIIWKDSISKSYELGLKGIFQRQNASVAVGAIEALNKFGFNIKEKYISEGLKKTTWNGRLEIINYSNKKILVDCAHNYPAAKALSIERSNWQNEEEGIYWILGVQRQKDMYSILKTLLEKNDSLLLVPVPNHPSWQLKDLPHIKEIDSQKIIEFEKFEFAIEYLFTLKKWPTNHPVLTGSIYLVAEFIKFANKHNG from the coding sequence TTGAAAAATGCAAATTTAAAATTTTTTGAATTAATGTCACCCAAAAATGAAAGGGATAATATCAAGTTAGGTTTATCTAGAATTAAAAAAGCACTTCAAGAACTAGGCAATCCTTGCAAAAATATACCTGCAATACAAATTATTGGAACCAATGGGAAAGGTTCAATCGCAGCATATTTAGAAAGTATACTTTTTGAATCAAAAAAAATTTTTGGAGTAACTACTTCTCCGCATCTTTTTGATGTATGTGAGAGGATTAGGGTTAATAAAAAAAATATTAACAAAACTGATTTTGAAAAAATCTATACATTGATTGAAGAAAATTTTGCGAAATATGAATTAACTCCTTTTGAAAAAATTATTTGTTGCGCACTGAATTTTTTTGACGATAAAAAAGTTGAATTACTCATTCTTGAAGCTGGATTAGGAGGACGATTAGACGCGACAACAGCCCATAAATTAAGACCAATAATTGCTATTGGGAATATTGGCTTAGACCATAAAGAATTTCTTGGAGATACGATTGAGAAAATTGCCAAGGAAAAATTAGCCGTTATTGAAAAAAACTCAATTGTTATCTCATGCTTTCAAAACAGTAAAGTTGAAAATTTAATTAACAAAAAAGTGGAAGAGGTTGGAGCAGAAATTATCTGGAAGGATTCAATTTCAAAAAGCTATGAGCTTGGTTTAAAAGGAATTTTCCAAAGACAAAATGCTTCCGTCGCCGTTGGAGCAATTGAAGCTCTCAATAAATTTGGATTTAATATTAAAGAAAAATATATATCTGAAGGTCTTAAAAAAACAACTTGGAATGGAAGGTTAGAAATAATAAATTATTCAAACAAAAAAATTCTTGTAGATTGTGCTCATAATTATCCAGCGGCAAAAGCACTCTCAATCGAGCGAAGCAATTGGCAAAATGAAGAAGAAGGAATTTATTGGATTTTAGGTGTCCAAAGACAAAAAGATATGTACTCAATATTAAAAACACTTCTTGAGAAAAATGATTCATTATTACTTGTGCCAGTCCCAAACCACCCTAGTTGGCAATTAAAGGATCTACCTCATATTAAAGAAATTGACTCTCAAAAAATAATTGAGTTTGAAAAATTTGAATTTGCAATTGAGTATTTATTTACCCTTAAGAAGTGGCCAACTAATCATCCTGTTTTAACAGGTTCTATTTATTTAGTAGCTGAATTTATTAAATTTGCAAATAAGCACAATGGTTAA
- a CDS encoding aspartate aminotransferase family protein, with protein sequence MDTYSRFDISFKKGKGCWLWDKKGKKYLDAVAGIATCSLGHSDRVLRRRLSTQLKKIQHISNLYHIEEQEQLSRTLTNMSCAESVFFCNSGAEANESAIKLIKKFGNTTNEGKESIILAAKSSFHGRTLAALSATGQPKYQQGFEPMIKGFKFFEFNNFDSVKKLFEDCKNNGQKISGVLVEPIQGEGGVIPGSKIFFKKLRDICNKYNSLLILDEVQSGVGRTGKMWGYENLGIEPDGFTLAKGLGGGHAIGALLVKEKANIFTPGDHASTFGGNPFACKAALTVLEEINRRNLIHNVYLRGQQLRAGFEELSKKFPNIIRGKRGLGLIQGLVINENYADAKIITLEAFDKGLLVVPAGGNVVRIVPPLVISRREINILLDKLNSIFDKL encoded by the coding sequence ATGGATACCTATAGTCGATTCGATATATCTTTTAAAAAAGGAAAAGGCTGTTGGCTATGGGATAAAAAAGGTAAAAAGTATCTTGATGCAGTTGCAGGTATAGCGACTTGTAGCCTCGGTCATAGCGACAGAGTTTTAAGAAGGAGGCTATCAACGCAACTAAAAAAGATTCAACACATATCAAATCTCTACCACATTGAAGAACAAGAACAATTAAGCCGAACTCTAACGAATATGAGTTGTGCCGAAAGCGTTTTTTTCTGCAATAGTGGCGCAGAAGCAAATGAATCAGCTATTAAATTAATTAAGAAATTTGGGAATACAACAAATGAGGGTAAAGAGTCTATTATTCTAGCGGCAAAATCCAGCTTTCATGGTAGAACTTTGGCAGCCTTGAGTGCGACTGGTCAGCCCAAATATCAGCAAGGTTTCGAACCTATGATAAAAGGGTTTAAGTTTTTTGAATTTAACAATTTTGATTCAGTAAAAAAATTATTTGAAGATTGTAAAAATAATGGTCAAAAGATTTCAGGTGTATTAGTTGAACCAATACAAGGAGAGGGGGGGGTAATTCCAGGAAGTAAAATATTTTTTAAAAAACTAAGAGATATATGTAATAAATATAATTCTCTTCTCATTTTAGATGAGGTCCAAAGTGGGGTAGGTCGAACTGGAAAAATGTGGGGTTATGAGAATTTAGGAATTGAACCTGATGGATTCACCCTCGCCAAAGGATTAGGAGGGGGCCATGCAATTGGAGCATTACTAGTAAAAGAAAAAGCTAACATTTTTACTCCAGGAGATCATGCAAGCACTTTTGGAGGGAACCCATTCGCCTGTAAAGCTGCCTTAACTGTATTGGAAGAAATAAATAGAAGAAATCTTATCCATAATGTTTATCTAAGAGGGCAACAATTAAGAGCTGGGTTTGAAGAATTGTCAAAAAAATTTCCAAATATTATTAGAGGTAAAAGAGGACTAGGTTTAATACAAGGTCTTGTTATCAATGAAAATTATGCTGATGCAAAAATAATTACATTAGAAGCTTTTGATAAAGGCTTACTAGTAGTTCCTGCAGGAGGAAATGTTGTAAGGATTGTTCCACCACTAGTTATATCTCGAAGAGAAATTAATATTCTTTTAGATAAGCTAAATTCAATTTTTGATAAATTATAA